In Streptomyces sp. NBC_00878, a single window of DNA contains:
- the hisI gene encoding phosphoribosyl-AMP cyclohydrolase, which produces MTSTPPPSRPSGLDPEIAARLRRSADGLVPAIAQQYDTGEVLMLGWMDDEALHRTLTTGRCTYWSRSRQEYWVKGDTSGHFQWVRSVALDCDADTVLVKVDQVGAACHTGDRTCFDADVLLKDAEGSEDGAGAADTEDADSGVPAVDQ; this is translated from the coding sequence ATGACCAGCACGCCCCCGCCCAGCAGGCCCAGCGGCCTGGATCCCGAGATCGCCGCACGCCTCAGGCGCAGCGCCGACGGGCTCGTCCCCGCCATCGCCCAGCAGTACGACACCGGTGAGGTGCTCATGCTCGGCTGGATGGATGACGAGGCACTGCATCGCACGCTGACGACCGGCCGGTGCACGTACTGGTCGCGCAGCCGCCAGGAGTACTGGGTCAAGGGCGACACGTCCGGTCACTTCCAGTGGGTCAGGTCCGTCGCCCTGGACTGCGACGCCGACACCGTGCTGGTCAAGGTCGACCAGGTCGGCGCCGCCTGCCACACCGGCGACCGCACCTGTTTCGACGCCGACGTGCTCCTCAAGGACGCCGAGGGCAGCGAGGACGGCGCGGGCGCCGCGGACACCGAGGACGCCGATTCCGGCGTACCGGCCGTGGATCAGTAA
- a CDS encoding anthranilate synthase component I, whose translation MDLETFRKLATDRRVIPVSRKLLADGDTPVALYRKLAAERPGTFLLESAENGRSWSRYSFVGVRSAATLTERDGQAHWLGTPPVGVPVDGDPLAALRATIEALHTPRDLAYGRGSSGLPPFTGGMVGYLGYDIVRRLEKIGPGERDDLKLPELTMLLTSDLAVMDHWDGSVLLIANAINHNDLDTGVDEAYTDAVARLDAMEADLSRAVSQPPAALPPSELPEYTALWGGPDYQLAVDDIKERIRAGEAFQVVPSQRFETPCTASALDVYRVLRATNPSPYMYLFRFDGFDVVGSSPEALVKVEDGQAMVHPIAGTRPRGATVQEDQALADELMADPKERAEHLMLVDLGRNDLGRVCRPGSVEVVDFMSIERYSHVMHIVSTVTGRVAEGRTAFDVLTACFPAGTLSGAPKPRAMQIIDELEPSRRGLYGGCVGYLDFAGDSDTAIAIRTALLRSGTAYVQAGAGVVADSDPVAEDTECRNKAAAVLRAVHTANRLGQQP comes from the coding sequence ATGGACCTCGAGACCTTCCGCAAGCTGGCCACCGACCGGCGTGTCATCCCCGTCAGCCGCAAGCTCCTCGCGGACGGCGACACGCCCGTCGCGCTCTACCGCAAGCTCGCCGCCGAGCGCCCCGGCACCTTCCTCCTGGAGTCCGCGGAGAACGGCCGCTCCTGGTCCCGCTACTCCTTCGTGGGCGTCCGCTCGGCCGCCACCCTCACCGAGCGCGACGGCCAGGCCCACTGGCTCGGCACCCCGCCCGTCGGCGTCCCCGTCGACGGCGACCCCCTCGCGGCCCTGCGCGCCACCATCGAGGCCCTCCACACACCCCGCGACCTCGCGTACGGCCGTGGCTCGTCTGGACTGCCGCCCTTCACCGGCGGCATGGTCGGCTACCTCGGCTACGACATCGTGCGCCGCCTGGAGAAGATCGGCCCCGGCGAGCGCGACGACCTGAAGCTGCCCGAGCTCACCATGCTGCTCACCAGTGACCTCGCGGTCATGGACCACTGGGACGGCTCGGTCCTGCTGATCGCCAACGCGATCAACCACAACGACCTCGACACGGGCGTCGACGAGGCGTACACCGACGCGGTCGCCCGCCTCGACGCCATGGAGGCGGACCTCTCGCGGGCCGTCTCCCAGCCCCCGGCCGCGCTCCCGCCGTCCGAGCTTCCGGAGTACACCGCACTGTGGGGCGGCCCCGACTACCAGCTCGCCGTCGACGACATCAAGGAGCGCATCCGGGCCGGCGAAGCCTTCCAGGTCGTCCCCTCCCAGCGCTTCGAAACGCCGTGCACGGCAAGCGCGTTGGACGTGTACCGAGTACTGCGGGCCACCAACCCGTCCCCGTACATGTACCTCTTCCGCTTCGACGGATTCGACGTCGTCGGCTCCTCCCCTGAGGCCCTGGTCAAGGTCGAGGACGGGCAGGCGATGGTGCACCCCATCGCGGGCACCCGGCCGCGCGGCGCCACCGTCCAGGAGGACCAGGCCCTCGCCGACGAGCTGATGGCCGACCCCAAGGAGCGCGCCGAGCACCTCATGCTCGTCGACCTCGGGCGCAACGACCTGGGGCGGGTCTGCCGGCCCGGCTCCGTCGAGGTCGTCGACTTCATGTCCATCGAGCGCTACTCGCACGTCATGCACATCGTGTCCACGGTCACGGGCCGGGTGGCCGAAGGGCGTACGGCCTTCGACGTACTGACCGCCTGCTTCCCCGCCGGCACCCTCTCCGGCGCCCCCAAGCCCCGCGCGATGCAGATCATCGACGAGCTGGAGCCGAGCCGCCGCGGCCTGTACGGCGGCTGCGTCGGCTATCTCGACTTCGCGGGCGACTCCGACACCGCCATCGCCATCCGCACGGCCCTGCTGCGCAGCGGCACGGCGTACGTGCAGGCCGGCGCCGGAGTCGTCGCCGACTCGGACCCCGTCGCCGAGGACACCGAGTGCCGCAACAAGGCGGCGGCGGTCCTGCGCGCGGTCCACACGGCGAACCGCCTCGGACAGCAGCCCTGA
- a CDS encoding TIGR02234 family membrane protein codes for MEYVTAVPHPRSAAPGPARSGRRSLALALLFGALGAAVVLLSSRQDWSKGTATVAGGDFPLSASGGDVTGVPASLAIVGLAALVAVFAVRHAGRFLVAGLLALSGAGTIASALLGASDSSALDEKAAQASGDSAATVGAMTHTAWPYVAAAGGLLLLLAGLLALRYGRLWPTMSGRYERDGTPRPRRTRPPADPDRPEEIWKALDRGEDPTGA; via the coding sequence GTGGAGTACGTGACTGCCGTACCGCACCCCCGATCCGCCGCTCCCGGACCCGCCCGGTCCGGCCGCCGAAGCCTTGCCCTCGCCCTGCTGTTCGGCGCGCTGGGCGCGGCCGTCGTGCTGCTCTCCTCGCGGCAGGACTGGTCGAAGGGCACCGCGACGGTGGCGGGCGGCGACTTCCCGCTGAGCGCCAGCGGCGGCGACGTCACGGGCGTGCCCGCGTCCCTCGCCATAGTCGGCCTCGCCGCGCTCGTCGCCGTCTTCGCCGTCCGCCATGCCGGCCGTTTCCTGGTCGCCGGGCTCCTCGCGCTCTCCGGAGCGGGCACGATCGCCTCGGCGCTGCTCGGCGCCTCCGACAGTTCCGCGCTCGACGAGAAGGCCGCCCAGGCCTCCGGCGACAGCGCGGCGACCGTGGGCGCCATGACCCATACCGCGTGGCCGTACGTGGCCGCGGCGGGGGGACTGCTGCTCCTCCTCGCGGGCCTCCTCGCCCTGCGCTACGGACGGCTCTGGCCGACCATGTCGGGCCGCTACGAGCGCGACGGCACGCCCCGGCCACGCAGAACCAGGCCCCCGGCCGACCCCGACCGCCCCGAGGAGATCTGGAAGGCCCTGGACCGGGGCGAGGACCCCACAGGGGCGTGA
- a CDS encoding HGxxPAAW family protein: MAGSNHGHTPAAWTGVTIAIIGFCVSGAFMVMANPLGFWAGLVVVALGGVVGMAMSAAGLGKPKAAAPRTHQVASASAEG, encoded by the coding sequence ATGGCGGGCAGCAACCACGGTCACACTCCGGCCGCCTGGACCGGTGTCACCATCGCGATCATCGGGTTCTGCGTCTCCGGTGCCTTCATGGTGATGGCCAACCCGCTGGGCTTCTGGGCCGGTCTGGTCGTCGTGGCCCTCGGTGGCGTCGTCGGCATGGCCATGAGCGCGGCGGGCCTCGGCAAGCCGAAGGCCGCCGCCCCCCGGACCCACCAGGTGGCGTCCGCGTCGGCCGAAGGCTGA
- a CDS encoding DUF2752 domain-containing protein produces the protein MRRVNAETQRVTPAPGPVPHGPVPHGSVPHGSVPRRLVVPGGILVAVVGAFAYVGAVDPNEPGHYPACPLLQYAGVYCPGCGGLRSAHAVAHGDLVAALGANAIAVLGYLVFAVVWTVWVVRSVQGRPLRLDPKPSLLWGLGALALVFTVVRNLPFGGWLHP, from the coding sequence ATGCGTCGGGTGAACGCCGAAACCCAGAGGGTGACGCCCGCTCCCGGACCCGTACCGCACGGACCCGTACCGCACGGATCCGTGCCGCATGGGTCCGTACCGCGGCGGCTCGTCGTGCCCGGCGGGATCCTCGTGGCCGTCGTCGGCGCCTTCGCGTACGTGGGAGCCGTCGATCCGAACGAACCCGGGCACTACCCCGCCTGTCCGCTGCTCCAGTACGCCGGCGTGTACTGCCCCGGCTGCGGCGGACTGCGCAGCGCGCACGCCGTCGCGCACGGGGACCTCGTGGCGGCGCTCGGGGCGAACGCGATCGCCGTCCTGGGGTATCTGGTGTTCGCCGTGGTGTGGACCGTCTGGGTGGTCCGCTCCGTCCAGGGGCGACCGCTGCGCCTCGATCCGAAGCCGTCCCTGCTGTGGGGACTCGGCGCGTTGGCGCTGGTCTTCACGGTTGTCCGGAACCTGCCGTTCGGTGGCTGGCTGCATCCTTGA
- the trpC gene encoding indole-3-glycerol phosphate synthase TrpC has translation MSVLDEIIDGVRADLAERQARVSLDELKERAAKAPAAKDGVAALRGDGVKVICEVKRSSPSKGALAAIADPAGLAADYEAGGAAVISVLTEQRRFGGSLADLEAVRARVDIPVLRKDFIVTSYQLWEARAYGADLALLIVAALDQPALESLIERAESIGLTPLVEVHDEDEVERAVDAGAKVIGVNARNLKDLKVDRGTFDRVAPEIPAHIVKIAESGVRGPHDLIAYANAGADAVLVGESLVTGRDPKTAVSDLVAAGAHPALRHGRG, from the coding sequence GTGAGTGTGCTCGACGAGATCATCGACGGAGTCCGTGCCGACCTCGCGGAGCGGCAGGCGCGCGTCAGCCTCGACGAGCTCAAGGAGCGCGCCGCGAAGGCTCCGGCAGCCAAGGACGGTGTCGCGGCCCTGCGCGGCGACGGCGTCAAGGTCATCTGCGAGGTCAAGCGCTCCAGCCCGTCCAAGGGCGCGCTCGCCGCGATCGCCGACCCCGCGGGGCTCGCCGCCGACTACGAGGCGGGCGGCGCGGCCGTCATCTCCGTCCTCACCGAGCAGCGCCGCTTCGGCGGTTCGCTGGCCGACCTGGAGGCCGTGCGGGCCCGGGTCGACATCCCGGTGCTGCGCAAGGACTTCATCGTCACCTCGTACCAGCTGTGGGAGGCCCGGGCGTACGGCGCGGACCTCGCGCTGCTCATCGTGGCCGCCCTCGACCAGCCCGCCCTGGAGTCCCTCATCGAGCGGGCCGAGTCCATCGGGCTCACGCCGCTCGTCGAGGTCCACGACGAGGACGAGGTCGAGCGGGCGGTGGACGCCGGTGCGAAGGTCATCGGTGTCAACGCGCGCAACCTCAAGGACCTCAAGGTCGACCGCGGCACCTTCGACCGCGTCGCACCCGAGATCCCCGCGCACATCGTGAAGATCGCCGAGTCCGGCGTCCGCGGACCGCACGACCTCATCGCGTACGCCAATGCCGGCGCCGACGCCGTACTGGTGGGCGAGTCCCTGGTCACCGGCCGGGACCCCAAGACGGCCGTCTCCGACCTGGTCGCCGCGGGCGCGCACCCCGCGCTGCGGCACGGACGGGGCTGA
- the trpM gene encoding tryptophan biosynthesis modulator TrpM: protein MDTDRSLAIADRQGLRPDGGPACVRSAAAGPSAARDPYARLARGCRPRGCRAPARRVHGRRVRYVIGDEPGQVNGMRWRRRVRATADGGLRPVS from the coding sequence ATGGACACCGACCGTTCCCTCGCCATCGCCGACCGCCAGGGCCTTCGCCCCGACGGCGGCCCGGCGTGCGTACGGTCGGCCGCCGCGGGCCCTTCGGCGGCCCGCGACCCCTACGCCCGGCTCGCCCGCGGCTGCCGTCCGCGCGGCTGCCGGGCCCCCGCGCGCCGCGTCCATGGGCGCCGCGTGCGGTACGTCATCGGGGACGAGCCAGGCCAGGTGAACGGGATGCGATGGCGTCGGCGCGTCCGCGCCACCGCCGACGGTGGGCTCCGCCCCGTTTCCTGA
- the trpB gene encoding tryptophan synthase subunit beta codes for MPSEFFIPDPDGQVPSAEGYFGAFGGKFIPEALVAAVDEVAVEYDKAKSDPEFARELDDLLVHYTGRPSSLTEVRRFAEHAGGARVFLKREDLNHTGSHKINNVLGQALLTKRMGKTRVIAETGAGQHGVATATACALFGLECTIYMGEIDTRRQALNVARMRMLGAEVIAVKSGSRTLKDAINEAFRDWVANVDHTHYLFGTVAGPHPFPAMVRDFHRVIGVEARRQILERAGRLPDAAVACVGGGSNAIGLFHAFIPDADVRLIGCEPAGHGIETGEHAATLTAGEPGILHGSRSYVLQDEEGQITEPYSISAGLDYPGIGPEHSYLKDSGRGEYRAVTDDAAMQALRLLSRTEGIIPAIESAHALAGALEVGRELGPDGLIIVNLSGRGDKDMDTAARYFGLYDEGADAVVEADADNDNAEIEGDAK; via the coding sequence ATGCCCAGCGAGTTCTTCATTCCCGACCCTGACGGTCAGGTCCCCAGCGCCGAGGGGTACTTCGGCGCGTTCGGCGGCAAGTTCATCCCGGAGGCGCTCGTCGCCGCCGTGGACGAGGTCGCCGTGGAGTACGACAAGGCGAAGTCCGACCCCGAGTTCGCCCGGGAGCTGGACGACCTGCTCGTCCACTACACCGGCCGCCCCAGCTCCCTCACCGAGGTGCGGCGCTTCGCCGAACACGCCGGTGGCGCCCGGGTGTTCCTCAAGCGCGAGGACCTGAACCACACCGGATCACACAAGATCAACAACGTGCTCGGGCAGGCCCTGCTCACCAAGCGCATGGGCAAGACCCGGGTCATCGCCGAGACCGGCGCGGGCCAGCACGGCGTCGCCACGGCCACCGCCTGCGCGCTGTTCGGGCTCGAATGCACCATCTACATGGGCGAGATCGACACCCGGCGCCAGGCCCTGAACGTGGCCCGGATGCGCATGCTCGGCGCCGAGGTCATCGCCGTGAAGTCCGGCAGCCGGACGCTGAAGGACGCCATCAACGAGGCCTTCCGCGACTGGGTCGCCAACGTCGACCACACCCACTACCTCTTCGGGACCGTCGCCGGACCCCACCCCTTCCCGGCCATGGTCCGCGACTTCCACCGCGTCATCGGCGTCGAGGCCAGGCGGCAGATCCTGGAGCGCGCGGGCCGTCTCCCCGACGCGGCCGTCGCCTGCGTCGGCGGCGGGTCCAACGCCATCGGCCTCTTCCACGCCTTCATCCCGGACGCGGACGTACGCCTCATCGGCTGCGAGCCCGCCGGACACGGCATCGAGACCGGCGAGCACGCCGCCACGCTGACGGCCGGCGAGCCGGGCATCCTGCACGGCTCGCGGTCGTACGTCCTCCAGGACGAGGAGGGCCAGATCACCGAGCCGTACTCGATCTCGGCCGGACTCGACTACCCGGGCATCGGCCCCGAGCACTCGTACCTCAAGGACAGCGGACGCGGTGAGTACCGCGCCGTCACCGACGACGCGGCGATGCAGGCCCTGCGCCTGCTCTCCCGTACCGAGGGCATCATCCCGGCCATCGAGAGCGCGCACGCGCTCGCGGGCGCGCTGGAGGTCGGCAGGGAACTGGGCCCTGACGGGCTGATCATCGTCAACCTGTCCGGGCGCGGCGACAAGGACATGGACACGGCCGCCCGCTACTTCGGCCTGTACGACGAGGGCGCCGACGCCGTCGTCGAGGCGGACGCCGACAACGACAACGCCGAGATCGAGGGGGACGCCAAGTGA
- the trpA gene encoding tryptophan synthase subunit alpha codes for MSGNIELLSDTLAGAKAEGRSALIAYLPAGFPTVDGGIAAIKAVFDGGADVVEVGLPHSDPVLDGPVIQTADDIALRGGVKIADVMRTVREAYEATGKPVLVMTYWNPIDRYGVERFTAELAEAGGAGCILPDLPVQESALWREQAEKHGLATVFVVAPSSQDARLAEITKAGSGFVYAASLMGVTGTRESVGAQAQDLVRRTKATTDLPVCVGLGVSNAEQAAEVAGFADGVIVGSAFVKRMLDAPDEAAGLDAVRALAADLAKGVRGTA; via the coding sequence GTGAGCGGCAACATCGAGCTGTTGAGCGACACCCTTGCCGGTGCGAAGGCGGAGGGGCGGTCCGCGCTCATCGCGTACCTGCCGGCCGGGTTCCCGACCGTCGACGGCGGGATCGCGGCCATCAAGGCCGTCTTCGACGGCGGCGCGGACGTCGTCGAGGTCGGTCTGCCGCACAGCGACCCCGTCCTCGACGGACCGGTCATCCAGACCGCCGACGACATCGCCCTGCGCGGCGGCGTCAAGATCGCGGACGTGATGCGCACGGTCCGCGAGGCGTACGAGGCGACCGGCAAGCCCGTCCTCGTCATGACGTACTGGAACCCCATCGACCGCTACGGCGTCGAGCGCTTCACCGCCGAACTGGCCGAGGCGGGCGGCGCGGGCTGCATCCTGCCCGACCTGCCCGTGCAGGAGTCCGCACTGTGGAGGGAGCAGGCCGAGAAGCACGGCCTCGCGACCGTCTTCGTCGTCGCCCCCAGCAGTCAGGACGCCCGGCTCGCCGAGATCACCAAGGCGGGCTCCGGCTTCGTGTACGCGGCCTCGCTGATGGGTGTCACCGGCACGCGTGAGTCCGTGGGCGCGCAGGCTCAGGACCTGGTGCGGCGCACCAAGGCCACCACCGACCTGCCGGTCTGTGTCGGCCTCGGCGTCTCGAACGCCGAGCAGGCCGCCGAGGTCGCCGGCTTCGCCGACGGCGTCATCGTCGGCTCGGCCTTCGTGAAGCGGATGCTGGACGCCCCGGACGAGGCCGCGGGCCTGGACGCCGTACGCGCCCTCGCCGCCGACCTCGCGAAGGGCGTGCGCGGCACGGCGTGA
- a CDS encoding thioredoxin domain-containing protein, translating to MSEKNREEKRTARERLAEERAKQKTAEKRRRVLIVGGAVVCVLALAAIGGVLAANAGKDKTDTAGPVTAPSGANGDDSLVIPVGKESAKSTLTVWEDFRCPACKSFEDAYRSTIHELTDAGQLKAEYHLATLIDGNMGGSGSLRAANAAACAQDAGKFAAYHDVLFENQPAETDDAYAKNSKLIELAGKVDGLDTDTFKKCVDDGTHDSWVAKSHQAFQGGGFSGTPTVLLNGKNIYQDRTMTPAKLKQLVQQADKA from the coding sequence GTGAGCGAGAAGAACCGTGAGGAAAAGCGCACCGCCCGCGAGCGGCTGGCGGAAGAGCGAGCGAAGCAGAAGACGGCGGAGAAGCGCCGACGTGTGCTGATCGTGGGCGGTGCCGTCGTCTGCGTGCTGGCACTGGCCGCGATCGGCGGTGTGCTGGCCGCGAACGCAGGCAAGGACAAGACCGATACGGCGGGCCCGGTGACGGCCCCCTCGGGGGCGAACGGCGACGACAGCCTCGTCATCCCCGTCGGCAAGGAGAGCGCCAAGTCGACCCTCACCGTGTGGGAGGACTTCCGCTGCCCGGCCTGCAAGAGCTTCGAGGACGCCTACCGCTCGACGATCCACGAGCTGACGGACGCCGGACAGTTGAAGGCGGAGTACCACCTCGCGACCCTGATCGACGGGAACATGGGCGGGAGCGGCTCCCTGCGCGCGGCCAACGCCGCGGCGTGCGCCCAGGACGCCGGAAAGTTCGCCGCGTACCACGACGTGCTGTTCGAGAACCAGCCCGCCGAGACGGACGACGCGTACGCGAAGAACAGCAAGCTGATCGAGCTGGCCGGCAAGGTCGACGGGCTCGACACCGACACGTTCAAGAAGTGCGTCGACGACGGCACGCACGACAGCTGGGTCGCCAAGTCCCACCAGGCCTTCCAGGGCGGCGGGTTCAGCGGCACACCGACGGTCCTGCTGAACGGCAAGAACATCTACCAGGACCGGACGATGACCCCGGCGAAGCTGAAGCAGCTGGTGCAGCAGGCCGACAAGGCATGA
- the lgt gene encoding prolipoprotein diacylglyceryl transferase, with protein MEIAYIPSPASGVRHLGPIPLRGYAFCIIIGVFVAVWLGNKRWVARGGRPGTVADIAVWAVPFGLVGGRLYHVITDYQLYFSEGQDWVDAFKIWEGGLGIWGAIALGAVGAWIGCRRRGIPLPAWADALAPGIALAQAIGRWGNWFNQELYGRETDLPWALHITSSTDGRVPGYYHPTFLYESLWCIGVAVLVIWADRRFKLGHGRAFAVYVAAYCTGRFWIESMRVDEAHHFLGLRLNEWTSIVVFLLAVLYFVLSARLRPGREEVVEPDAPDGPDEPKTSGKSEKSEKSEKTDASEASDSADASDTADTSDSGSDTGSDPASDKSKSEEAGPTDLSKSAKSKSAKPAESSDSSKPSSSEDSDSAESANGSDADAEAESAKKG; from the coding sequence ATGGAAATTGCCTACATCCCCAGCCCGGCGAGCGGTGTGCGCCACCTCGGCCCCATTCCGCTGCGCGGCTACGCGTTCTGCATCATCATCGGCGTCTTCGTAGCCGTCTGGCTCGGCAACAAGCGGTGGGTCGCGCGCGGGGGCCGACCAGGCACCGTGGCGGACATCGCCGTGTGGGCCGTGCCGTTCGGTCTCGTCGGCGGGCGGCTGTACCACGTCATCACCGACTACCAGCTGTACTTCAGCGAGGGTCAGGACTGGGTCGACGCCTTCAAGATCTGGGAGGGCGGCCTCGGTATCTGGGGCGCCATCGCGCTCGGCGCGGTGGGTGCCTGGATCGGCTGCCGTCGACGTGGGATCCCGCTCCCGGCGTGGGCCGACGCCCTCGCGCCCGGCATCGCCCTCGCGCAGGCCATCGGCCGCTGGGGCAACTGGTTCAACCAGGAGCTGTACGGGCGGGAGACGGACCTCCCCTGGGCCCTGCACATCACGTCCTCGACGGACGGCCGGGTGCCGGGCTACTACCACCCGACGTTCCTGTACGAGTCGTTGTGGTGCATCGGTGTCGCGGTGCTCGTCATCTGGGCCGACCGGCGCTTCAAGCTCGGCCACGGCCGTGCCTTCGCCGTGTACGTCGCCGCGTACTGCACGGGCCGCTTCTGGATCGAGTCCATGCGTGTCGACGAGGCCCACCACTTCCTGGGGCTGCGCCTCAACGAGTGGACCTCGATCGTCGTCTTCCTCCTCGCCGTGCTCTATTTCGTGCTGTCGGCCAGGCTCCGTCCGGGGCGTGAAGAGGTCGTCGAGCCGGACGCGCCCGACGGCCCGGACGAGCCGAAGACGTCGGGGAAGTCGGAGAAGTCGGAGAAGTCGGAGAAGACCGACGCATCGGAGGCGTCGGACTCGGCAGACGCGTCCGACACCGCGGATACGTCGGACTCGGGGTCGGACACAGGGTCGGACCCGGCGTCGGACAAGTCCAAGTCCGAGGAGGCCGGGCCGACCGACCTCTCGAAGTCCGCGAAGTCGAAGTCCGCGAAGCCTGCCGAGTCCTCCGATTCCTCGAAGCCCTCATCCTCCGAGGACTCCGATTCCGCGGAGTCCGCCAACGGCTCGGACGCTGACGCGGAGGCCGAGTCGGCCAAGAAGGGCTGA
- a CDS encoding glycoside hydrolase family 76 protein translates to MRELIRRTWRGAGGVACGLILCLTAVTVPAQAAPAQAAPAQPYPKGGTVTPRGKATAAVGAMMGFYDEETGRWDPDSPWWQSGNALQALLDYMAKTGSRAYLRQAENTIEIQRQPLPWWPEGDGEFRADSTDDTGWWALAMTRMYDLTRDKKYLGIARIDEAYLHEYWDDTCGGGIWWDIPGKTYKNAISAELYIQLLAALHNRVPGDRVYLARALKAWHWFEKSGMINREHLVNDGLNTQGGGCANNGGTTWTYNQGVILGGLAELYKATGDRRLLTSARKIADAVVKSPELSPGGILTEPCEPRGDCNSDQASFKGIFARNLAELDEVLPGHPYRRYLRAQAHSAYTYNRNSQNQYGLDWSGPFDSADIARQESAVSLLTAVL, encoded by the coding sequence ATGCGCGAACTGATACGAAGAACGTGGAGAGGTGCGGGCGGCGTCGCCTGCGGTCTGATCCTGTGCCTGACGGCGGTGACGGTGCCCGCCCAAGCAGCCCCTGCCCAGGCGGCCCCCGCCCAGCCGTACCCCAAGGGAGGCACGGTGACCCCTCGCGGCAAGGCGACCGCGGCCGTCGGCGCGATGATGGGCTTCTACGACGAGGAGACCGGCCGCTGGGACCCGGATTCGCCCTGGTGGCAGTCGGGCAACGCGCTCCAGGCACTGCTCGACTACATGGCGAAGACCGGCTCGCGGGCCTACCTGCGACAGGCCGAGAACACCATCGAGATCCAGCGACAGCCGCTGCCCTGGTGGCCGGAGGGCGACGGCGAGTTCCGGGCCGACTCGACCGACGACACCGGCTGGTGGGCCCTGGCCATGACCCGCATGTACGACCTGACCCGCGACAAGAAGTATCTCGGCATCGCCAGGATCGACGAGGCGTACCTGCACGAGTACTGGGACGACACCTGCGGCGGCGGCATCTGGTGGGACATCCCGGGCAAGACGTACAAGAACGCGATCAGCGCCGAGCTCTACATCCAGCTCCTGGCCGCGCTGCACAACCGCGTACCCGGCGACAGGGTCTATCTCGCGCGCGCCCTCAAGGCGTGGCACTGGTTCGAGAAGAGCGGGATGATCAACCGCGAGCACCTGGTCAACGACGGTCTGAACACCCAGGGCGGCGGCTGCGCCAACAACGGCGGAACGACCTGGACGTACAACCAGGGAGTGATCCTCGGCGGACTCGCCGAGCTGTACAAGGCCACGGGTGACCGACGGCTGCTCACCTCCGCGCGGAAGATCGCCGACGCGGTCGTCAAGAGCCCGGAACTGTCCCCCGGCGGGATCCTGACCGAGCCGTGCGAGCCCCGGGGCGACTGCAACTCCGACCAGGCGTCGTTCAAGGGGATCTTCGCCCGCAACCTCGCGGAACTGGACGAGGTGCTGCCCGGCCATCCGTACCGGCGGTACCTCCGCGCCCAGGCCCACTCGGCCTACACGTACAACCGCAACAGCCAGAACCAGTACGGGCTGGACTGGTCCGGGCCGTTCGACAGCGCGGACATCGCGCGTCAGGAATCCGCGGTCTCACTGCTGACCGCGGTTCTCTGA
- a CDS encoding DeoR/GlpR family DNA-binding transcription regulator has protein sequence MISSKRHAKIVESLRSTGVASVRELAERLQVSESTIRRDLIELDRHGELVRTYGGAALSPRTAADSPAVEEPFDVSAAHDRAVKEAMAERAAELVADDTVVVLDIGTTTPLIARRLRGRPVTVITSNLAVLDELRDDDSVRLVVLGGVLRRNYQSLVGALAENALRQVSADLVFLSCTGVRANGHVVDDMAVEAPIKQALVESAPRVVLVAGESKFPGTGSLRVCSLADIDVLVTSAGADPRTLDLCRQAGGQVITA, from the coding sequence GTGATATCGAGCAAGCGCCACGCGAAGATCGTCGAATCGCTCCGGTCGACAGGGGTCGCCTCGGTGCGCGAACTCGCCGAACGGCTCCAGGTGAGCGAGTCGACGATCCGCCGGGACCTGATCGAGCTGGACCGGCACGGCGAACTGGTCCGCACCTACGGGGGCGCCGCCCTGTCTCCGCGCACGGCGGCCGACTCCCCCGCCGTGGAGGAGCCGTTCGACGTCTCGGCCGCCCACGACCGGGCGGTGAAGGAGGCGATGGCCGAGCGGGCCGCCGAGTTGGTGGCCGACGACACCGTGGTCGTCCTGGACATCGGCACCACCACCCCGCTCATCGCCCGGCGGCTGCGCGGCCGTCCGGTCACGGTCATCACCAGCAACCTCGCCGTGCTCGACGAACTGCGCGACGACGACTCCGTACGGCTCGTCGTCCTCGGCGGTGTCCTGCGCCGCAACTACCAGTCCCTCGTCGGGGCGCTCGCCGAGAACGCCCTGCGCCAGGTCAGCGCGGACCTGGTCTTCCTGAGCTGCACCGGTGTACGCGCCAACGGCCATGTGGTGGACGACATGGCCGTCGAGGCACCGATCAAGCAGGCGCTGGTCGAATCCGCACCCCGGGTGGTGCTGGTCGCCGGCGAGTCCAAGTTCCCCGGCACCGGCAGCCTGCGGGTGTGCTCGCTCGCCGACATCGACGTACTCGTCACGAGCGCGGGCGCCGATCCCCGGACACTCGACCTCTGCCGTCAGGCAGGCGGACAGGTGATCACCGCCTGA